A region from the Parasphingopyxis sp. CP4 genome encodes:
- a CDS encoding helix-turn-helix domain-containing protein gives MADFDLVARGGSVGILLLMIVILWRDHRHTNAGSIGIVFLASVCCHVIATIRLTGGDGLPSFTDWVFEIGSNAAPGMFWLLTRAWFNDERPGWRSWAIVGLSVACMHVHAWILWLDMDPWILPTGILGRAAAIGLVALGLYVAWRGRGDDLIEERRRLRFWGVGAIGVYTLLVLTVEIGMRPGFVLSTNGARSWLILGIFFLALASAVAILATNRADLFGSPQRNADTSDAKPELDTELAAKLEAHMTSELAWRADGLTIAALARRLDTQEYRLRRLINRQLGHRNFAAFLNSYRLEEVRTALADPEQRDVPILTIALDAGFGSLGPFNRAFRDAEEMTPSQYRAAKIG, from the coding sequence ATGGCGGATTTTGACCTGGTGGCGCGCGGTGGTTCGGTGGGGATCCTCCTGCTGATGATCGTCATTTTATGGCGCGATCATCGCCATACCAATGCCGGCAGCATCGGGATCGTCTTCCTGGCGTCCGTCTGTTGCCATGTCATTGCGACAATTCGGCTGACGGGCGGGGATGGCCTGCCCTCCTTCACCGATTGGGTCTTCGAGATCGGTTCCAATGCAGCGCCCGGCATGTTCTGGCTGCTGACCCGGGCCTGGTTCAATGATGAACGGCCGGGGTGGCGCAGCTGGGCAATTGTCGGGCTGTCCGTGGCCTGCATGCATGTCCATGCCTGGATATTGTGGCTCGACATGGATCCCTGGATCCTCCCGACTGGAATATTGGGGCGCGCTGCGGCGATCGGCTTGGTGGCGCTTGGGCTCTATGTCGCCTGGCGCGGACGCGGCGATGACCTGATTGAAGAGCGCCGCCGGCTCCGTTTTTGGGGCGTTGGGGCAATCGGTGTGTACACCTTGCTGGTGCTCACCGTGGAGATCGGCATGCGCCCCGGCTTTGTGCTGTCGACCAATGGCGCGCGCTCCTGGTTGATCCTTGGCATCTTCTTCCTGGCGCTCGCCTCGGCCGTTGCGATCCTGGCGACCAACCGTGCAGACCTGTTCGGTTCGCCCCAGCGCAATGCCGATACCAGCGATGCCAAGCCGGAGCTCGATACCGAGCTTGCGGCCAAGCTTGAGGCGCATATGACCTCCGAACTCGCCTGGCGCGCAGACGGGCTGACTATTGCCGCACTCGCCCGGCGGCTCGACACGCAGGAATATCGCTTAAGGCGGCTGATCAATCGCCAGCTCGGCCATCGCAACTTTGCCGCCTTCCTCAACAGCTATCGGCTGGAGGAGGTGCGCACGGCGCTGGCCGATCCCGAGCAGCGCGATGTGCCGATCCTGACGATCGCGCTGGATGCCGGCTTTGGTTCACTCGGCCCGTTCAATCGTGCGTTCCGCGATGCCGAGGAAATGACGCCCAGCCAGTATCGCGCCGCCAAGATCGGCTGA
- a CDS encoding CPBP family intramembrane glutamic endopeptidase — MTTAAQSPANPPQTATETGAEPGSMNRWLIIAEVLAFVALALGSRYVMSLFFWRFAGPVSLIFTLGILTVYLRGRGIGWRDLGVRRLPGLKAKLWVIPQTVLTGMVFFGAVATVLIGGPAIGLDFIGQVPDTVGDRFGDLEGNLPLFLLWLAIVWTAAAFGEEMFFRGYLITRLETAFADIRWGVVLAILLPAMLFGYGHYYYQGLSGVIVTGAIGLVLGIMFVLFRRNLWPVILWHGIIDTMAFTAMFMNWDI, encoded by the coding sequence ATGACGACAGCCGCCCAAAGCCCCGCAAATCCGCCCCAAACCGCCACCGAAACCGGCGCTGAGCCGGGCAGCATGAACCGCTGGCTGATCATCGCGGAGGTGCTCGCCTTCGTCGCGCTGGCCCTCGGCTCCCGCTATGTGATGAGCCTGTTCTTCTGGCGCTTTGCCGGGCCGGTATCGCTGATCTTCACGCTCGGCATTCTCACCGTCTATCTGCGCGGACGGGGCATCGGCTGGCGTGATCTGGGCGTGCGCCGCTTGCCCGGACTCAAAGCCAAGCTGTGGGTGATCCCGCAAACGGTGCTGACAGGCATGGTGTTTTTCGGAGCGGTCGCAACGGTGCTGATCGGTGGCCCGGCGATCGGACTCGATTTTATTGGCCAGGTGCCGGACACGGTCGGCGATCGCTTTGGCGATCTCGAGGGGAACCTCCCGCTCTTCCTGCTATGGCTGGCAATTGTCTGGACCGCCGCGGCTTTTGGCGAAGAGATGTTCTTCCGCGGCTATCTGATCACCCGCCTCGAAACCGCCTTCGCCGATATCCGCTGGGGTGTCGTGCTCGCCATCCTGCTGCCCGCGATGCTGTTCGGTTATGGCCATTATTATTATCAGGGATTGAGCGGTGTCATTGTCACCGGCGCGATCGGCCTGGTGCTCGGCATCATGTTTGTGTTGTTCCGGCGCAATCTATGGCCGGTGATCCTCTGGCATGGGATTATCGATACGATGGCCTTCACGGCCATGTTCATGAACTGGGATATCTAG
- a CDS encoding DUF3297 family protein has product MTDAKDTPPDRLSNNPMSDHYEPSTLERGIGIRFKGKERADVEEYCISEGWIRVQAGKTRDRHGNPLTIKLNGEVEAWYEDGGEG; this is encoded by the coding sequence ATGACAGACGCCAAAGACACACCGCCCGATCGCCTCTCGAACAACCCAATGAGCGATCATTATGAACCCAGCACGCTCGAACGCGGCATCGGGATCCGCTTCAAGGGCAAGGAACGCGCAGACGTTGAGGAATATTGTATTTCCGAAGGCTGGATCCGCGTCCAGGCCGGCAAAACCCGCGACCGCCACGGCAACCCGCTCACGATCAAGCTGAACGGCGAAGTCGAAGCCTGGTATGAGGATGGTGGCGAGGGTTAG
- a CDS encoding OmpA family protein: MRKFAIKAALATTALTVAATPALARDDSWYIGAEAGGTIISNADVDVTNSAGVFTNNAYSINTEPGFDVGGILGYDFGWFRLEADVSYRRAEVTTIEQNLGALLPIAGTPRADGGVNYNPGGPNGNAPGNPFQWNGAAGSMRILAFMANGLVDFGDDDGFQGYIGGGVGIARTSFDGVRVTDAAPVITDDSDSGFAWQIVAGVRYPLSRNFDIGVKYRLFNHDDVGTNSFYSTSDETDVRSHSALVTLTYNFGSPPPPPPPPPPPPPPPPPPPPPPPPPPPCEPGPFLVFFDWDESDIRPDAASVLDAVAAQYQTGRCPTSVMLAGHADRSGSATYNVGLSERRNASVRAYLASRGVPDGAMASEAFGESRPLVDTADGVREQQNRRVEITYGPGM; this comes from the coding sequence ATGCGCAAGTTCGCCATCAAAGCGGCGCTCGCGACAACCGCGCTCACCGTGGCGGCTACGCCAGCGCTGGCTCGCGATGATTCTTGGTATATCGGTGCAGAAGCCGGTGGTACGATCATCAGCAATGCTGACGTCGATGTCACGAATTCGGCCGGTGTGTTCACCAACAATGCCTATAGCATCAACACGGAGCCTGGCTTCGATGTTGGCGGTATTCTTGGTTACGATTTCGGTTGGTTCCGTCTCGAAGCTGACGTTTCATATCGTCGGGCTGAAGTGACGACCATCGAGCAAAACCTTGGTGCTCTTCTTCCGATCGCGGGTACCCCGCGCGCGGACGGCGGCGTCAATTACAACCCGGGTGGCCCGAACGGCAATGCACCTGGCAACCCGTTCCAGTGGAACGGTGCTGCAGGCAGCATGCGGATTCTCGCATTCATGGCTAACGGTCTTGTCGACTTTGGCGATGATGATGGTTTCCAGGGTTACATCGGTGGTGGTGTTGGTATCGCCCGCACCAGCTTCGACGGTGTCCGCGTAACGGATGCTGCTCCGGTAATCACCGATGACTCGGATTCAGGTTTCGCATGGCAGATTGTTGCCGGCGTCCGCTATCCGCTTTCTCGGAATTTCGACATCGGTGTGAAGTATCGCCTCTTCAACCATGATGATGTTGGAACGAACAGCTTCTACAGCACGTCTGATGAGACGGACGTCCGGTCGCACAGTGCGCTGGTTACGCTGACCTATAACTTCGGGTCACCGCCACCGCCGCCGCCACCGCCTCCGCCGCCTCCTCCGCCGCCTCCGCCACCTCCGCCGCCGCCGCCTCCGCCGCCGCCGTGTGAGCCTGGCCCGTTCTTGGTCTTCTTCGACTGGGATGAGTCGGACATCCGTCCGGATGCGGCATCAGTGCTTGATGCGGTTGCTGCCCAGTATCAGACCGGTCGTTGCCCGACCTCGGTCATGCTTGCTGGTCACGCTGACCGTTCGGGTTCGGCCACGTACAACGTTGGTCTGTCCGAGCGTCGTAACGCTTCTGTCCGTGCATACCTCGCTTCGCGCGGTGTTCCGGATGGTGCGATGGCGAGCGAAGCCTTTGGTGAGAGCCGGCCTCTGGTCGACACCGCCGACGGGGTTCGTGAACAGCAGAACCGTCGCGTTGAGATCACTTACGGCCCAGGCATGTAA